The region TGGACGCTCGGAAGCGACGCCCTCCACGGCGGCGTCGCCACCGTCGTCGGCGCTCTCGTCGTCGCCCTCGTCCTGACCTTCGTCGGCACGTTAGGCGCCGGCGTCTTCGGTCTGGGCGCGGGTATCGCCCTCCTCGTCGCCGTCGCCATCGCGGCCATCCCCGGCGCGATCGGCGGCGCAATCGGCGGCTACCTCAACGGCGGCCGCAGGGACGACGCCACCCGAACCACCGCGTAAGACGCCGACCACCGACCGGACACCTTTTCTCGCACTCGACCGTCTCGCCCTGAGCCTTTTATCGGATGGCGGCCGAACCCCCGGTATGACGACCATCAAAGACAGCGTCCACGACCACATCGAGGTCGAGGGCGTCGCGGAGGCGCTTTTGGACACCGAGGAGGTCCAACGCCTGCGCCGCATCAAGCAGTTGGGGACGGTGCAACTCGTCTACCCCTCGGCGAACCACACGCGCTTCGAGCACTCGTTGGGCGTCTACCACCTCGCCTCCCGCGCCCTCGACCACCTCGGCATCGACGGCATCTTGGGCGAACGAATCCGCGCGGCGGCCCTCCTCCACGACGTGGGTCACGGCCCGTACAGTCACAACGTCGAGTCGGTCACGCACCGCCACACCGGCAAGTACCACGACGACGTCGAGGAACTCCTCGCGACGGGCGAAGTCGGCGACGTGCTCAGGTCGGAGGGCCTCGAACCCTCGCGCGTCGCGGAACTCGTCGCGGGCGACGGCCAGTACGGCCAACTCGTCTCGGGCGAACTCGACGTCGACCGGATGGACTACCTCGTCCGCGACGCCCACCACACGGGCGTCCCCTACGGCACCATCGACACCGAACGCCTCGTTCGGGAACTGACGTTCGTGGACGGCGAACTCGTCTTAGACGAGGGGAACGTCCAGACGGCCGAGAGCCTCCTCCTCGCGCGCGCCCTTATGAACCCGACCGTCTATCAGCACCACGTCGCCCGCATCTCGAAGGCGATGCTGCGCCGCGCGTCGGAACGACTGCTCGACCAACCGGACCTGACGGCCGAACGACTCCGCCGGATGGACGACCCCGACCTGATAACGGCCCTCCGCACGACGCCGGAGACGGAAGAGTTCGCCCGCCGACTCGACTGCCGCGACCTGTTCAAGCGCGCGGTGTGGGCCGAGATGGCGGACGTTCCGGACCGCGTCATCGACGCCGACTACGAGGAGATAGCGGAACTCGAACGCCGAATCGCGAACCGCGCGGGCGTCGAGTCCGGGTCGGTCATCGTGGACGTGCCCGGCCGACCGTCGATGACCGAATCGACGACGCGGGTGATGGTCGGCGGCGAGATGCGACAACTCGGCAAGCAGTCGCCCCTCGTCTCCGCGTTGCGGACGGCCCAACGACAGCAGTGGCGACTCGGCGTGTACGCCCCCGGCGACGAGACGGACGCCGTCGGGCGCGCGGCGGCGGACGCGTTGGGCCTCGACGTGGACGGCGCCCTCGTCACCGACGTTCGCCATGGCGTCCACGCGACGTTGGACGAGTTCGCGGAGTAGCGCCTCGGAACCGCGTTCGGCGTGTTTGGAGTCGCCTCCCCGCGCGGCGTCGGGGGCACTCCGCGAGCGAGAAACCCCTCTTCGAACCGACAGGAGAGTCGCCGATTCGGGAGTTTCAAGCGTCTCCCCGCGGGAGATTCGAGCATGATCGTCGAGGGGACAATCTTACGCGGACGAACGCTCGAACCTGTGAAGGGCCGGGTCGTCGTCGAGGACGGACGAATCGACGCCGTCGAGGAGGCGGACGTCTACTCCGACGACATCGTCCTTCCGGCCTTCGTCAACGCGCACACGCACATCGGCGACTCGATAGCCAAGGAGGCCGGCGCGGGACTGTCGCTCGACGAACTCGTCGCGCCGCCGGACGGCCTGAAGCACCGCCTCCTTCGGCAGGCGAGTCGCGAGGAGAAAGTGGAGGCGATGCGCCGGTCGCTCCGGTTCATGGAGGCCTCCGGGACGGCGACGTGCGTCGAGTTCCGCGAGGGCGGCGTCGAGGGCGTCGAACTCATCCGGGAGGCGACGGCCGGACTCGACGTCGACCCGGTGGTGCTTGGCCGCGAAACCGTCGATGCGATGCGGGAGGCCGACGGGTTCGGCGCGTCCGGCGCGCGGGACGGCGACTTCGAACGCCACCGTAACGCGACGCGGGAGGCGGGCAAACTGTTCGGCATCCACGCGGGCGAACGCGACTCCCACGACGTCAACCCCGCACTCGATTTGGACCCGGACTTCCTCGTCCACATGGTCCACCCCGAACCCCTCCATCTGGAACGCATCGAGGACAGCGAAATCCCCGTCGTCGTCTGCCCGCGGTCGAACCTCGTCACCGACGTCGGCGTCCCGCCGATGCGCGAACTGGTGGACCGCACCACCGTCGCCCTCGGGACGGACAACGTGATGTTGAACTCGCCGTCGATGTTCCGCGAGATGGAGTTCGCCGCGAAGTTAGGCGACGTGTCGGCGCGGGAAGTTCTGCAGATGGCGACGGTCAACGGCGCGGACATCGCCGGACTCGACTACGGGTGCATCGAACCCGGCCGGGAGGCGAAACTCCTCGTGTTGGACGGCGACTCCGACAACCTCGCGGGCGCGCAGGACACCGTCCGCGCCGTCGTCCGACGCGCGGGCGTCGACGACGTGAAAGACGTGATTCTGTAACCGAGAGACGCAGTTCCGCACCCGGCGCGGACCCGACGACTTCGTTTCGAAACTCGACGACGCGAACAGTTAAGACCGTGAGCGACAGAGTGTGAGATGAGTTAACAATGGTGATGTACGAACGGATACTCGTCCCGACGGACGGTTCGAAGGGGTCGGATCGAGTGGTCGAACACGCCGTCCGTCTCGCGGACGTCCACGGGGCCGCCGTTCACGCCCTCTACGTCGTCAATAGCGGAAGCTTCGCCGGGCTTCCGATGGAGTCGTCGTGGGAGGGGTTAGACGAGATGCTCCGCGCGGACGCCGCGGAGGCGGTGGGCGAGGTGCGGCGCGTCGCGACGGACGCGGGCGTCCCGGTGGAGACGAACGTCATCGAGGGCGCACCGAGTCGAGAGATAGTCGAGTACGCCGAACGGGAGGGCTGTGACCTCGTCGCGATGGGCACCCACGGACGCGGCGGAATCGACAGACTCCTGCTCGGGAGCGTCGCCGAGAAGGTCGTTCGCGCCTCGAACGTGCCGGTCCTCACCGTCAGAGTCGGTCCCGACGTCGGCGAGAGCGACGAGAAAGCGGCGACTCCGAGTCGGGCCACCGGGGAGGAACCCGTCGGGACCGACGGCGAACGCGAACCCGACGCCGGGCCGGGCGTCGAAGCCGACTGACCCCGCGCCGGAGAGTCGTCGGAGTCCGAACCCCAGTTCGAGTCACGCAGAGCGGAGGTGCTCGCAGTCGCCCGCGTGGACGACTTCCTCCCCGTCGTCGGTTCGGACGACCAACGCGCCGGGGAACCGCACGTCCACCGCCTCTCCTTCGACCGTTCCGCCGGGCGTCTCGACGCGCACCCGCCGCCCGAGCGTCGAAGCGTACTCGCGCCACGCCGGGAGCACGGCCTCGGTGTCCGCCCGAAGCGCGTGAAACTCCTCTAAGAGTCGTTGGACGAACGCGCGGCGGTCCACGTCGCCAACCTCCTCGCGGATGCTCGTCGCGCCCGGCGGGAGGTCGGCCGTATCGACGTTCGCGTTGACGCCGATGCCGACGATCAACCACGAGACTCGGTCGGCCTCCCCCTCCATCTCCGTGAGGACGCCCGCGAGTTTCCGGCCGCCGCGGCCCGTCGCCACCGAATCGGCGGCGTCCGGGCCGCCGCCGTCACCGACGAGCACGTCGTTGGGCCACTTGATGTGGGCGTCCACGCCCGCCTCGCGCGCGGCGCGCGTCGTCGCCACCGCCGCCGCCAACGTGAACACCGGAACGTGCGCGGGCGGGCGGTCCGGCCGGACGAGGAGACTCATCCAGACGCCGCCCGAGGGCGCGGTCCACTGGCGTTCGAGGCGGCCCCGTGCGCCGGTCTGTTCGTCGGTGACGATGGCGATATCCGAGCGTCCTTCGACGGCGAGGTCCCGGGCCCGGTCGTTCGTGCTCCCGAACGAGTCGTGGTACTCTATCTCGAAGGGAGCGTCCAGACCGAACGCGATGGCCGACTCGCCGTACTCGGGCACGTCGGTCACGCGGTAGCCGCCGTCGCCGCTCTCGACGCCGAATCCGTCCTCGCGGAGGGCCTCGACCTGTTTCCACACCGCCGCGCGAGAGACGCCGAGTCGGTCGGCGAGTTCCGGCCCGGCGACCGGTCCGTCCGCGAGGGCGTCGAGGAGGGCGCGTCGCGTCTCGTTCATACGCGGGGGAAGCCGGCGCAACGGGATGAATATCGGGGATTCGCTCCGGCCGGGAGTCGGCGGGTCGGCCTCCGCCAGACCTATCTCCGCGTCCGCCGTGGGTGGAGGGAACGATGTCCTCCGAGAAGGAGAAGATGCTCGCGGGCGAGATGTACGACCCCGCGGACGAGACGCTTCTCGCCGAACGGCGCGAGGCGCGCCGCCTGACCGACCGCTACAACGCGACGGACGTCGGCGAGGACGAGGAACGGGAGCGACTGCTCTCCGAACTGTTCGGGTCTGTCGGCGAGAACCCTCTCGTCGAACCGACGCTGAAGTGCGACTACGGCTACAACATCGGCGTCGGCGACGACTTCTACGCGAACTTCGACTGCGTGTTCTTGGACGTCTGCGAAATCGCGTTCGGCGACGACTGCATGCTCGGGCCGGGCGTCCACGTCTACACCGCCACGCACCCGTTGGACGCCGAGAAGCGCGTCTCCGGCAGGGAGTACGGAAAGCCGGTCACCGTCGGCGACAGGGTGTGGTTCGGCGGGCGGGCGGTGGTGAATCCGGGCGTGACGATAGGCGACGACGCGGTGGTGGCCTCCGGCGCGGTGGTGACCGAGGACGTGCCCGACAACGTCGTCGTGCGGGGAAATCCCGCGAAAGTGGTGAAAGAACTAGACTGAAATCGGGGCCGACGCGCCTATTCGAGGACGACGAGGGGGTCTCCCATGTCGACGCTCTCGCCCTCCCCTACGAGAACCTGCGAGACGGTGCCGCCGCGTTCGGCGACGACGTCGTTCTCCATCTTCATCGCCTCCAGTACGCAGACGACGTCGCCCGAGGCGACTTCGTCGCCCTCCTCGACGTCCACCGAGAGGATGGTCCCCTGCATCTCGGCGGTAATCTGCTCGCCGTCGCCCTCGATTGTGACCTCGCCGCCGTCGTCGCTCGTCGCCTCGTCGGGGCGCGAACGGGTGGCCGACCCGCCGTTTGCGGCACCGGCGCTCACGTCCGGCGTCGGGATGGCGGGCGCGCCGCGTTCTTCGAGGCTCACCTCGAAGCGCTTGCCGTTGACCTCGACGGTGAACTCGCGTTCGGTCACCTCCTCGTCTTCCTCCTCGCCGCCCCTCTCCTCGGGACCCCACTTCTCGACGGCTTGGGCGATGCGCTCTCTATCTAACTCCTCGTCGAGGTACTTCGTCGTGTGCTCGCCCGCGCGGAACGCCTCGTCGGTCAGCATGAGGCGGTGGAACGGGATGATGGTCTCGATGCCCTCGATGTCGTACTCCGCGAGGGCGCGTTCGGACCGCGCGAGACACTCCTCGCGGTCCGAGGCGGTGACGATGAGTTTGGCGACCATCGAGTCGTAATCCGTCACGAGTTCGTCGCCCTGCCGCAGGGCGTCGTCCATGCGGACGCCGATGCCGCCCGGCGGGTCGTACGTGTCGAGGGTACCGCCTGTCGCGGGCGCGAACTCCTTGTCGGCCTTCTCCGCGTTGATGCGGAACTCGATGGAGTGACCCTCTATCTCCACGTCGTCCTGTTCGAAGGTCAGTTCCTCGCCGGCGGCGACGCGCAGTTGCCACTTCACCACGTCGATGCCCGTCACCTGTTCGGTGACGGTGTGTTCGACCTGAATCCGGGTGTTGACCTCCATGAAGTAGAAGTTCCCGTCCTCGACGAGGAACTCCACCGTCCCGGCGTTGTAGTAGTCGGCCTCGCGGACGCCGCGGCGCGCCGCCTCGCCGATTCGCTCCCGGAGGTCCTCGTCCAAGGCGGGCGAGGGTGCCTCCTCGATGACCTTCTGGTGGCGACGCTGAAGCGAGCAGTCGCGTTCGCCGAGGTGGCGGACGTTGCCGTGTTCGTCGGCGAGAATCTGCACCTCGATGTGGCGCGGCGCTTCCAGGTACTTCTCGACGTAGACGGAGGCGTTGTCGAAGTACGCCTCGCCCTCGCGCTTGGCCGTCTCCAACTGCTCTTCGGCCTCTTCCTCGTTGCGAACGACCTTCAGGCCGCGGCCGCCGCCGCCGCCCTCGGCCTTGATGGCGACGGGGTAGCCGAACTCTGCGGCCACCTCCTTTACCTCCTCGACGGACTCGACGGGTTCGGTCGTTCCGGGGACGACGGGCACGTCGGCCTCCTGCATCAGGGCGCGCGCCTTCGTCTTCTCGCCGAGTCGTTCCATCGCGTCGGCGGAGGGACCGACCCACTTGATGTCCGTCTGCTCGACTTTGCGGGCGAACTCGGCGTTCTCCGCGAGGAAGCCGTACCCGGGGTGGATTGCGTCCGCGCCGGCCTTCCGCGCGGCGTCGATGACCGCCTCGTGGTCGAGGTAGGAGTCCGCGGCACGGGCGGGGCCGACGTTGTAGGCCTCGTCGGCGTACCGGACGTGCCCGCTGTGTTTGTCGGCGTCGCTGTAGATGGCGACGGTCCGGACGCCCAACTCCTCGCAGGCCCGCATCACGCGGACGGCTATCTCCCCTCGGTTGGCGACGAGAACCTTACTGAACATTTACGGACGTATTCATGAACGCGGCACCTCATTCTATCGGTTCCGTACGTAACGGGGTTCGACGTTCGTCGAACTACCGGACAGGAGAGTGGTGGACGAACGTCCTGATTCCGCGGCCGACGAGCGAGCGTTCTGAACGTTCGTGAAATACGTCCCGAATCCAAACGGCCTTATGGCCGTGGTACGGTACCTCACGGTAATGGCAGTACGAGTCGGTATTCTCGGCGCAACCGGGGCGGTCGGACAGCGATTCATCCAACTACTCGAAGATCACCCGACCTTCGAACTCGCGGCGCTGACCGCGAGTGAATCGAGCGCGGGCAAGACGTACAAGGAGGCTGCGAAGTGGCGCGTCAACACGCCGATTCCCGAGGACGTGGCGGAGATGACCGTCACGGAGACCACGCCCGAGGCGGTTCCCGACGGCGTGGATTTACTCTTCTCTTCGCTCCCGTCGGGCGTCGCCGCGGACGTCGAACCCGGGTTCTTAGAGGAGGGCTACGTCGTCTCCTCGAACTCCTCGAACGACCGGATGGCCCCCGACGTTCCCCTCACCATCCCGGAGGTGAACCCGGGCCACCTCGAACTCATCGAGGTGCAACGCGAGGAACGCGGGTGGGACGGCGCACTCGTGAAGAATCCGAACTGCTCGACCATCACGATGGTGCCGACGCTGGCCGCCCTCGATCAGTTCGGTCTGGAGAACGTCAACGTCTCGACGCTGCAGGCCGTCTCCGGCGCGGGCTACTCCGGCGTCACGTCGATGGAGATTATCGACAACGCCATCCCGCACATCGGCGGCGAGGAGGACAAGATGGAGACCGAGTCCCGGAAACTGCTCGGCGACTTCGACGGCGCGGAACTGCACCTCCACGAGATGGACGTCGCCGCCTCCTGTAACCGCATCCCGACGCTCGACGGCCACTTGGAGAACGTCTTCGCGGAGACGACGGAGGACGTCTCGCCCGAGGAGGCCGCGGAGGCGATGCGCGAGTATCCGAGCGTCGACCTCCACAGTTCGCCGGACCAACTCATCCACGTCTTCGAGGACCCCGGTCGGCCGCAACCCCGCATGGACCGCGAACGCGGCGACGGCATGCAGATTTCGGCGGGCGGCATCCAGAAGACGGCGGACGGCCTGAAGTACAACTGCCTCGCGCACAACACGATTCGCGGCGCGGCCGGCGCCTCGGTCCTCAACGGCGAACTCCTCGTGGAAGAGGGCTACCTCTAAGCGTCTCTCGCCCCGCCGCCGCCGCGGCGCGAACCGCGCCGCGGGGGCCGACGGGGCTATCCGTCCCGGCGTCGTTCGTATCGGTGAGTCTCATGACGAGAGACACGCGAACCCCGGCGGAGAAGGGTATCAAAGGCGCGACGCTCGCCGTGTTCGTCGAGGGTTTTCGCCGACGGGACCCGAACGCGGTGGTGAACGGCGTTCTGATGTTCGCGGCGACGTTTCTCCCCGACATCGCCGAACGTCTGTACGACGTCGAGTTTCGGCCGTGGCAGCGAGCGTACGCGGACGCCGCGATGCTCGCTCACGCCGTCGGGATGCTCGGTCCCTACGACGAAACGTGGTGGTGGGACCACGTCACGCACGCGTTCTCTGCGACCCTCCTCGGCGGCCTCACCCACGTCGTCTCACGCCGCCGCGGCCGCAACTCCCCACGGGACGTTTTCGCGGCCGTCGTCGGCGGCGGCCTCCTCTGGGAGGCGATGGAGTACACCGTCCACTCGGTGTCGGACCGCCTCGGCATCGAACCCGTACTCGTCTACTACGGCCCCTACGACACCGTCAAGGACCTCCTGTTCAACGTCGTCGGCGCGGGCCTCGTCGTCGCGTTCGGCGACCGTTACCTCCGGAACCTCACCGAGGACGCCGACTGAGTCGGGTCCCGCGACGAACGACGGATTACGAGTCGTCGCCCCCGCCGAACGTTTCCTCCCGTTGTTCGAGTACGACGGTCAGTGTGCCGGGCTTCCCGTCCTTGGCGGCCTCGCGGAGCGTCTCGAACTGGGCTAACGTCGCCGTCGAATCGCCGGTCTCGTCGCGAACCGTCCTCGATTCCTCGCGGACCGAGTCGTAGAGCTGACTCAGCAGTCGTTCGACGGCTCTCGCGTCCGTTTTCGACTCGATCTCGAACGTCGCCGTGTGCTCGTCCATACCGTTATCTCGTCCGTGAGACGGATAAGATGAGGCCGTCACCGCGTCCGACCGCGCCGCCCCGACGGCCGCCTCACTTCGCGTCGATGTGGTGGACCGACTCCGGCGAGAGGACGCGACCGGTCGGCAGTTCGACCCATCCGTTCGCGAGGACGCGCACCTCCCCCTCGTGGAGGACCGTCTCCCGGTCGAAATCCGCGTACACGACGGCGTTCTCGTATTCGCGGACGAAGAGGTCCTCGAACATCTCCCAGATCGATTCGGGTGCGACTACCATGTTACGACACTCAGTTGACAATAGAGTAAGAACTTACGTATCCATTTAGATATTCGACAAATACGCGAAGACACAAAGTTCGGAATCGCGGCCGCTGTCGGCCTCCTACTCGTCTACTTCGCGGGGCTTCTGTTCTTCATCGGCGGCCCGTTGCGCGTCGAGACGTACGTTCGCGTCGATTTGCTCGCCGGGATGGTTCTCGCGTGGTTGTACGTGGTGCTCGTGTTCACCGAGTCGCGGAACGCGACGTGAGCGGCGTCTCCCTGCGTTTACGAGGCGGCGGGCGACGCTATATCACCTGATTCTCCAACTCCTCGAACGCGCCCGTCTCGTCGGCGCGTTCGACGTTTCGTGCGACGATGCCGGCCAGTCGCTCCCAGTACTTCGGCGTGTGGCCCGCGTTGTGGGGCGTGATGAGGACGTTCTCGAAGTTCCACAGTTCGTGGTCCTCCGGGAGGGGTTCGGGGTCGGTCACGTCGAGTGCCGCGCCGCGGACGGCGTTCGACCGGAGTGCGTCCAAGAGGGCGTCCGTCTCTACGATGGGGCCCCGCCCGACGTTGACGAGGACGGCGTCCGGCGGCATCGACCGGAGGGCGTCGGCGTCGATAAGACCGCGCGTCGTCTCCGTCAGGGGGCAGGCGACGACGACGTAGTCGCTCCGGGCGAGGGCGTCGTGGAAGCCCCGTTCGTCTTCGAGGCCGACCACCTCGTCGGTCGGGCCGCCCTTCTCCGGCGAGTAGCGCACGCCGATGGTTTCGACGCCGAAGGAGTCGAGTCGTTCGACGATGGCCCGCCCGAGTGCGCCGAGTCCGACGACGGTCACCGTCGAGCCCTGCAGTTCGCGGGTGTGGAACGACCGCCACTGACGCCGTTGCTGTTGCCGCCACGCGACGTGGAACCGGCGCGTGAACGAGAGGATGGCTCCGACGACGTGTTCGCCGATGTTGGGGCCGTGGACGCCCGAAGCGTTGGTGACGGCGACGCCCCGTTCTTCGAGGGCGTCCATCGGGAGGTGGCCCGTCCCGGCGTAGACGCACGCGAACAGGCGCAGGTTCTCCGCCGCCGCGAGAGCGCCCTCCTCGAGGGAGAGGCCCGTCGCAACCGACGTCTCGCGCAGGAGTTCGCGCTCTTCGGCGGGGGTGCGCGCGAGGACGACGTTCTTCTCGGGAAGTCGCGCGCGGAGTTCCTCGGCGTAGCCCTCGGCGGACAGTCCGTGAATCTTCTGCCGTAAGACGACGATGTCGGCGTCGCTCATCGGGTAGAATACGCTCCGGGAGGGGTGGTAAATGTTCACCCCGGGCGAACGGCGTCCGCCCGTCGAACCGACTACTCGCCGAACCGACCGCCCGTCGGAGCGACCCCCTCCCTCGAACGCGCCGACCGGGGGCGTCGTCCGGGCCGAACCCGTCAGTACGCGTGCCAGTTCAGGGGGTTTATTATCGCCGCAGGGTTCGGTTAGCGGTATGGAGCGATTCGACGTAGCCATCGTCGGCGGTGGCCCCGCAGGGTCGTCCGCCGCGCACGCCGCGGCGTCGCGGGGCGCGTCGGCGGTGGTGTTAGAGAAGGGGGTTCCCCGGGCCGACCGGCCCGACCGACTCGGCCCCGACTCGACGGACGCGGCGGGAATCCTCGACTACTGGGTGGATATCATGGGTATCCATCCCGACGAGATGCCCGACGACGTCGTGCTCAGCCACCTCGACCGCGCGGAGTTCGTCGGTCCCAACGAGTCCATCGTCCTGCGGAAGACGGGCATCGAGTCGTCGTACGACGAGTTCGGCTACTGCTTCCACCGCGCGAAGTTCGACGACTGGATGCGCGACAGGGCCGAGGAGGCGGGCGCGGCGTACCGCGTGAAGGCGTCCGTCCGCGACGTGGAGACGGACCCCGACGGCGATTCGGACGGCCCGCGCCACGTCGTCCGCCTCGCGTCCGGTGAGGATATCGCCGCCGACTTCGTCGTCCTCGCGGACGGTCCCCAACGGACGGTGACGAACAAGGTACTCGACCGGTTCGTCCCGTTCGACATCACGGACCGACTGGCGACGACGAAGGTCAACCACATCGCCTACCAAGAGCACAGACGCCTCCCCGAGGAGGTGTACGACGAGGTGTCGGGCGCCATCAAGTTCTGGTGGGGGTACATGCCGGGCCACACCGCCTACCCGTGGATATTCCCGAACGACGGCAACGTCGCCCGCGTCGGCCTGACGATGCCCATCGGCCTCGACATCGACGAAATCGAGGACGGAGAGAAGTACGCCCTCCTCCGCGAGGACGACGAGCGAATCCCGCAGGGGAAGGAGTACGTCCGCCGCCTCCTCGAACAGGAGTACGGCGACGAGTACGACGTCGACGAGGACTTCCCCCTCGTCGAGGACCGCGGGAAGACGAAGGGGACGGAGACGTACGCCATCTCCTCGACGCGACCGATCGACTCGCCGACGACGGCCGGAATCGCGGTCGTCGGCGGCGCGATGGGCGCAACCTCGGCGTTCCACGAGGGCGGCGACCACGTGGCCGTCAGGACGGGGGCAATCGCGGGCGAACTCGCCGCGGAGGGCGACCTGACTCCGTACAACGCTCGCTGGAAGGACGCCATCGGCGAGGAAGTCCTGCGAAACGTCTCCTTCGCCGATATCGTCCGCGACTACGGCCCGGACGACTGGGACTGGGCGTTCTCGACGGCGAAGAAACTGCAGGTGGAGTCGGGACCGGAACTGTTCAAAACGTCGAAAATCGGGGCGGGCCTCAACGCCGCCCGCCTCGTCACGTCCTACAAGAAGGCGAAGTTCAAGTACCGAAAGGGGAAGTACGTCCAGTTGAACGAGTCCGAGTACACGGTCTGAACCGGCCGCGCACCGGTCGGGTCGGAACCCTCTTTTGTCCCGGCGCGTTAGTTCAACTGCGCACCTTTAGTCCCCGTTCCGAGTAGTCCCGCTAGGGAGCGATGAGGAAACGGAGAACCCGGGTGCGCGACATTACGGTCGCGTCTGCACGTCTTTCCGCACTCTGCCGCTATGCGGTCGGATGCGAATGCAGGTGCAGACGCGACCGTACTGAGTCGCTTACGCGACGACTCCGCCGACGGCGGCAGTCGCCGGCGGAGTGGAACGTCCGCGCCCGAAAGACGGACCGCCTGACACGAGGGTTTCCCGGCTGACGCGGCACGCCGCCTCGGGATGATGCCGGCCGTTAGTGTCTCGGGCGACATTTCCGCACACGATTCGGCTAGTCGCAGATACGTCGAGAGCCCGTTCGATAGCTATCGCGGTTCGGGCCGAGGGATATCACAGACTCGCCGTCGACCGGAAACGCGGCCCGATATCTGACAGAACGCTTTCGAAAACGAGTTTTTGCAGCTGACGCTACAAAATGTCAATTCAGGTAAATTACTTGCGGCCACTCGTCCCATCTGCTGTCGATGGCAGACTCAACCGACCCTCACGTCGTCGGAGTTTGCGGCAGTCTCCGCGACGAAAGTAGGACGCGTGTCGCGTTGAACGAGGCGCTCTCCGTCTCCGAGGAGGCCGGTGCGACGGTCGAACTCGTCGATCTGCGGCGCTACGAACTACCGAGCGTCGACGGCGTCGACGCTGCGGTTCCGGACGCCGAGGTCCTGCGAGGGCGCATCGAAGCGGCGGATAGCGTCCTGCTCGGCACGCCGAACTACCACGGTTCCTATTCGGGTTCATTGAAGTACGCGCTGGACGCCTGTGGCAGAGACGAGTTCGAGGCGACGACCGTC is a window of Halopelagius longus DNA encoding:
- a CDS encoding DUF5518 domain-containing protein translates to MNWKAVLYGFLASIVIGLVSGLGLPLTDATLPAIGAGVTGLIAGAVAGYVNNWTLGSDALHGGVATVVGALVVALVLTFVGTLGAGVFGLGAGIALLVAVAIAAIPGAIGGAIGGYLNGGRRDDATRTTA
- a CDS encoding HD domain-containing protein encodes the protein MTTIKDSVHDHIEVEGVAEALLDTEEVQRLRRIKQLGTVQLVYPSANHTRFEHSLGVYHLASRALDHLGIDGILGERIRAAALLHDVGHGPYSHNVESVTHRHTGKYHDDVEELLATGEVGDVLRSEGLEPSRVAELVAGDGQYGQLVSGELDVDRMDYLVRDAHHTGVPYGTIDTERLVRELTFVDGELVLDEGNVQTAESLLLARALMNPTVYQHHVARISKAMLRRASERLLDQPDLTAERLRRMDDPDLITALRTTPETEEFARRLDCRDLFKRAVWAEMADVPDRVIDADYEEIAELERRIANRAGVESGSVIVDVPGRPSMTESTTRVMVGGEMRQLGKQSPLVSALRTAQRQQWRLGVYAPGDETDAVGRAAADALGLDVDGALVTDVRHGVHATLDEFAE
- a CDS encoding amidohydrolase family protein, with product MIVEGTILRGRTLEPVKGRVVVEDGRIDAVEEADVYSDDIVLPAFVNAHTHIGDSIAKEAGAGLSLDELVAPPDGLKHRLLRQASREEKVEAMRRSLRFMEASGTATCVEFREGGVEGVELIREATAGLDVDPVVLGRETVDAMREADGFGASGARDGDFERHRNATREAGKLFGIHAGERDSHDVNPALDLDPDFLVHMVHPEPLHLERIEDSEIPVVVCPRSNLVTDVGVPPMRELVDRTTVALGTDNVMLNSPSMFREMEFAAKLGDVSAREVLQMATVNGADIAGLDYGCIEPGREAKLLVLDGDSDNLAGAQDTVRAVVRRAGVDDVKDVIL
- a CDS encoding universal stress protein, whose protein sequence is MVMYERILVPTDGSKGSDRVVEHAVRLADVHGAAVHALYVVNSGSFAGLPMESSWEGLDEMLRADAAEAVGEVRRVATDAGVPVETNVIEGAPSREIVEYAEREGCDLVAMGTHGRGGIDRLLLGSVAEKVVRASNVPVLTVRVGPDVGESDEKAATPSRATGEEPVGTDGEREPDAGPGVEAD
- a CDS encoding biotin--[acetyl-CoA-carboxylase] ligase; this translates as MNETRRALLDALADGPVAGPELADRLGVSRAAVWKQVEALREDGFGVESGDGGYRVTDVPEYGESAIAFGLDAPFEIEYHDSFGSTNDRARDLAVEGRSDIAIVTDEQTGARGRLERQWTAPSGGVWMSLLVRPDRPPAHVPVFTLAAAVATTRAAREAGVDAHIKWPNDVLVGDGGGPDAADSVATGRGGRKLAGVLTEMEGEADRVSWLIVGIGVNANVDTADLPPGATSIREEVGDVDRRAFVQRLLEEFHALRADTEAVLPAWREYASTLGRRVRVETPGGTVEGEAVDVRFPGALVVRTDDGEEVVHAGDCEHLRSA
- a CDS encoding maltose acetyltransferase domain-containing protein, encoding MSSEKEKMLAGEMYDPADETLLAERREARRLTDRYNATDVGEDEERERLLSELFGSVGENPLVEPTLKCDYGYNIGVGDDFYANFDCVFLDVCEIAFGDDCMLGPGVHVYTATHPLDAEKRVSGREYGKPVTVGDRVWFGGRAVVNPGVTIGDDAVVASGAVVTEDVPDNVVVRGNPAKVVKELD
- the pccA gene encoding propionyl-CoA carboxylase biotin carboxylase/biotin-carboxyl carrier subunit, which gives rise to MFSKVLVANRGEIAVRVMRACEELGVRTVAIYSDADKHSGHVRYADEAYNVGPARAADSYLDHEAVIDAARKAGADAIHPGYGFLAENAEFARKVEQTDIKWVGPSADAMERLGEKTKARALMQEADVPVVPGTTEPVESVEEVKEVAAEFGYPVAIKAEGGGGGRGLKVVRNEEEAEEQLETAKREGEAYFDNASVYVEKYLEAPRHIEVQILADEHGNVRHLGERDCSLQRRHQKVIEEAPSPALDEDLRERIGEAARRGVREADYYNAGTVEFLVEDGNFYFMEVNTRIQVEHTVTEQVTGIDVVKWQLRVAAGEELTFEQDDVEIEGHSIEFRINAEKADKEFAPATGGTLDTYDPPGGIGVRMDDALRQGDELVTDYDSMVAKLIVTASDREECLARSERALAEYDIEGIETIIPFHRLMLTDEAFRAGEHTTKYLDEELDRERIAQAVEKWGPEERGGEEEDEEVTEREFTVEVNGKRFEVSLEERGAPAIPTPDVSAGAANGGSATRSRPDEATSDDGGEVTIEGDGEQITAEMQGTILSVDVEEGDEVASGDVVCVLEAMKMENDVVAERGGTVSQVLVGEGESVDMGDPLVVLE
- the asd gene encoding aspartate-semialdehyde dehydrogenase, producing MAVRVGILGATGAVGQRFIQLLEDHPTFELAALTASESSAGKTYKEAAKWRVNTPIPEDVAEMTVTETTPEAVPDGVDLLFSSLPSGVAADVEPGFLEEGYVVSSNSSNDRMAPDVPLTIPEVNPGHLELIEVQREERGWDGALVKNPNCSTITMVPTLAALDQFGLENVNVSTLQAVSGAGYSGVTSMEIIDNAIPHIGGEEDKMETESRKLLGDFDGAELHLHEMDVAASCNRIPTLDGHLENVFAETTEDVSPEEAAEAMREYPSVDLHSSPDQLIHVFEDPGRPQPRMDRERGDGMQISAGGIQKTADGLKYNCLAHNTIRGAAGASVLNGELLVEEGYL